Below is a genomic region from Fusarium oxysporum Fo47 chromosome XI, complete sequence.
TGcacttcttctcaatgtGGTGCCACTTCTCGCCCTTGGGGCACTTGCACTTGTGGTGCTTCTTGGTGTAGACCTTGCCGGAGTCGTGGCACACGCACTCGCTCTTGGCGTGATCCCAAGAAGCGTGCTTGCCGCAGTGGTGAAGGATGCTGCGATCCTCGAGATCAGCGGGCTCAGCGTCGGGGTTGGGGAGGGCGGTGACTGTGCCCATGGCGAGAAGAGCGCCGAGGAAAgccttgttgagaagcatgATGAAGGTTTGAGTTGGTAGTTGAGAGGTTGTAATTAGTTTATGTTGAAAGGAAAGATGAGAGAGTGGTGTTGTGAATGATACAATAGGATGCTGGGGAGCTCATATGGCTATATACCTCTTGGCTTATCCAGAAGCTCCCTAAGCTCACTTGAACTTCAAGCACATGTACAATGTGAGTATTGAAACTTCCCGTCTCGGATATCGGCCTCTTAGTCAAACACTGGGGTTATACGGCTGATCGGCAATGAAGCTGACAGGGCTGTCATAAAAACATGGAGCACTGCCACTGCTAGAGCTAGCTGTGCTTTTATGTCAACCTTTGTTTAAGTTGGGAAATATCCCGTCACTCCCGAGCTACCTTGCATTGTTCGTATTCACGATTCGATACTTTTACCAATTGACAATGCAATGCCCCTTTCGCCCTAAATTACCCCAGATTCGATTGAAGCCACCCCTGGGGCTATGCTTCAGCCCGATTACGAGAGGTCCAATCAAATTGGCTAGGCTTCAAGTTGTTAGACCTTTATTCCCATTTCCATCCGGAACGGTGTCCCTTTCAATTGGCAAGCATAATTCTGTTACAGTCATTGCAATGCACAGGAATACGCCATCTCACAAGTAGATAGAAGACCTTGTACTGGTAAGTTAACACAGAAGGTTTACGTTACTAGTGAAAGTCCAAAGCTCGACCTCAGGCTGCTGAATGATGGGGTTGATACAAACAAAGCAATCTTAGATCAGCACTCTCATAGCCTAGGAGCTTTACCGCcgaagatcttcaagagcTGTGAGCTGTTAGAAGCTATGAGCTGACGCGTCTTCCTTAAAGCCCAAGCGACCGCCCTTCCGAGACCCTCGGAGTTTTGATGCCCTCAAATCGAACAGTCCAGATCCAAACAGCGCATCATGATACTTCTCAGCAAGAGCGGCTAAAACGGAGCGGATATCGCTGCCGAGCGTCTCCCTTGACCGGGGCTTGGGGACTATCGGCACGTTCCGAAAGTCAATATCGAAAATAGTAGTCATCATCATGAGGCTTAGACATTGAGAGCTCCACATATTGCAGAACAATAGCCAATGATAATGAGAAAGATGGTCCTTTGGGGCAGACGATCGAGAACGTTGATTTAATTCACGGCTCTTGGAAAGCTTGTTTTCGGCACTCACGCTGATCAGAAGTGCCATTCACGTGAAGAGTCTTGGCGATACGAGCTAGATATGGGGCTGACTTAATGACCTTCTTGAAACAGACTCAGGCTGAAAACATTCGCTTATGGTCTCTGATATGGAAGATTGCTGCATAGCCACCCAGGAGGTAGTCGAGACGTCCGATCTAAGGTATCATTGAGCTTGTTGGCTTACAGCGTCGAAGGCTGAAAGGGAGGGTTAGCAAGGGAGAGGATAGCCGATGTTGGTCATTAAACCACTACTTCGGATCAGTCGGACACAAAGAAACTTAATTCCAGAGATCTTACATGCTTTACGCCGAAACCAATCGGACAAATTCAACGTGGTGGCTTTGGATTTGTGTTGTTTCTCACAAGAGCAGCGGATGCGAGCAGGTTGGATGAGCCATTGACTTGAACGTGCTGGTCAAGGCCAAAATATCTAATTGTTCCTCCTTACAAATACGGTGCAGGACTGGTACAGACTGTGCTGGGTAACGATGGCAGTTTCCAATGCCAAAGGCTCGTTACAACTAACAACGCAGAGGATTATAAAGCCCGACGCATTCAGCTCAATGCATATACTCAAGTCAGTCATGGAAATCAGCATCAAGCTGTTTGACCTTTGTTTTCACAAGCAATTACGATGGTCATTCGAGCTTTGCGCGTGAAGCATCTCCCGAGCTATGATGTTGGCCCAAGGCCTATAGAATCGGCTTTTCGCAGCAACAACGACGGATAGAGAagacttgatgatgagagagcAAAGCTTGTATGTAGTGGTATATCCTAACACACACTAACAAATGCCGCACTGTAGTCAGCCAATGATACGTGTACAGCACGCCTTCGCATGTACCCCTCATCCATGAAATCGTTGACGTCGAAACAGTTCAACATTTCTTCACCGCTTCTCACCAAACTTCGCAATTTTGCAATCTCATCGTAACACTAAACCTTCAGTGACCCATCGCAATCATGACATCTTGTCCGAGGTTCAGTCGAAAGGTCTCGGAGTGCGAGTCCATTATCGCATATGAGTTTAATTCTAAGTCTCTCTGCGCACAAGCACTGAACACAGCCGCCGGCGCGTTGTCTGTTTGTGCTTTGAACGGTTCTTTCAAGCAAATGCCCAAGAATGATCGACTCGCTGTATACGGCGacgctgcagctgcagcccACTTGTGCAGCCTCTGGATCAATCGAGGACTCCCGAGGCGTTAGTGATGGTTCTCAAATCCAGCTTGAATTGGATCTAGCTGGTAGTCGAGATTGCTGGACCACGCTCCGTCGCGACCTGATCAGCAATGATAACCTGGCTAGAGTCGGCAGGGGGCACGGCCTTCACAAGTGCATCAACATGAATGGAGGAACTACCAGAGTCAGTTATGGGATGGTCGCAACAGCTGTCGAGGCCATTCTCGGGGCCGTCGAAATTTACGACTGTCGCGATACTCTCGCTCGGGTCATGTAGCATCTTGGTCTCATGGAACCTGCTCTCCTTAGATCGGTAaagttcttccttctttGACTGTAATTGAACAGGTTGCACAAATAACTCACTTGATCTGTATATGTGCCTTCGCAGCTACCGTGGAATTCCCCTGTGACATCAGCCTGTGATCCCAGGGTTTGTCTAGGTtgccttctcaagaagcgcCAGAAGCAGATCCTTTTTCAACTAGGTTGCCGTTGGAGCTCGCTCTTGACTCTCCTTGAGGAGCCACTTAGGCAAGCCCCGCGGATCATGGATTGGGAGCACGGGGGAACCGAGGTAGCTGCGGGGTAGAGGGGGCTTGTCCTCGACAGACTCTACTTGTATTTACTTCGGTGGAGAGCAAGTTGGGGATGTGTGGACTTTGTACAACATGAATTAAGACGGACGTGGCCTAGCAACTAGAAGACGGGAGTTGGGGTTCTAACTCAACGACTTCAGGAATAAATCCAAGCGCGTCAATGGAATGGCCAGTCAACCATAGTGACGTTATATAAGTAGACCATAATCCACCACTTTTGCGTTATCAACAGGTTTTGAGATGGCCTATCGTCTAAACAGGACCTACAGTTACGACATTCAAGATTGGTCATCGTGGGGCGGAGAGTGGAGAGTAAGAAGCACAAGGGGGGAGGATCTATCGTCGCTCATTCGGTATCGCAAAGGAGAAATTCATCATTACAGGGACGAAATTATGCTGGGAAGTCATTCATTCAAACTATACTGAAAACCACCAATCAATTGCCTTGAAGTTTTGGCAATCTCTCAGTTCCTCCATTGTAGAGACACTGATCTATTCTACTTGCGAGGCTCGCTGCCTTCAGCATGAACAACACTGGTAGCATCAAGCTTCTTAATATTGGCATGCATACCCACCGCCacagcatcaccaaagaGCTCTGAAATTTCCTCCAAGGTTTTACCACCAGTCTCGggcaggaagaagaagtacaAGACAGAGGCGGCAGTGTTACAGGCAATAAAGAGAGCATAGAACCTCCAGCTGACCTCTGCGAGCGCCAAAGGAGTAATCTGACTAAGAACGATAGCGACGACGGACTTGGATGACACGGCGAAGGCTGTGCCCTTTGATCGAAGGAATGTTGGGAACAGCTCTGATGGGACAACCCAGATCAttgtgttgaagaagattgCAAAGGTCGCAGAgtagatgaagatgaaagtgATACTTGCTCTTGCTCCAGCCATGTTACTCTCTCCAGCCTGACCATAGGTGGCACTCAAAGCCATACAGATAGCGATGGAGACGGACAAGGCGAGCGAGCCAGTCCACAATGTTCGAGCACGAGGCCATCTGTCTGCAACGATGCCCAAGTAGATGATGGTTCCGATAACACCCATGAAACCGTAGATACCAGATACCAAGAGCGACTGTCGACCGGTGATACCAAGGATGGCATAGAATGTGTTCTGGAAGTTCTGTATGACAGAGGCGCCTGAGAGCTGGGACTGAGAGACGATGAAAGCCGCCATGAGCGTGCGGTGGAAGTATCGCATGGAAAAAAGTTCTTTGATCGCATATGCTCAGCTGCTTGTCTCAGCAGACGCCTCAAGTTCAATCTGCTGTTGGATCTGGAATGATTCTTGTTAGATAAAGGTTTCGCCTTCTGTGTCgtggaggaggttgagaaacCGGCGGCCTTCTTCGTGACGTCCCTTTCTGACGATTGTAAGAGATGTTAGTAGAGAGCTCGGAAAATTATCGAGAAGGTAAAACTTACGCCACCGAGAAGAGAAGGGTACGGAAAATATCGCAAGTATGAGGATCAAGGGCACAGGAATTTTCATGGCCAGAGGTATTCGCCATCGGGGGGCCACAGCCCCTGGTGACCCAGAGTGGAAAGTTGCTCTCCGCGGCTACACAGCTGCCGTGGAGCGGGCATCCAAATATCTCGAGGGTGACGAGAACCACTCACCGCTCGACTCCAGCTTCACTGTCTTTGGTAGCGGCCGCATCCGCTCGGCGCATGCCCATTCCGTGGCCTCGAACCATATCATGAGGGATGGTGAGCTTGTCCAGATCTGCTGCTGCACCCCTACACTGTTTGGACACGACATGTGTTTCGACCGTCCTATCGCTGTGGGCCCcaaggagcttcttgaagatgtTCTCAAGGTGGTCAACGCTGCGCATGAGGCTTCAACAGCAGCGTGGAAGGTGGTTCGCGCATGAAAAAGCCAGCATAGGgaaatatactaatattgAATTTATTTACAGAGAAATTCTAAGTTCTAAATGCGTATCCTTGGATCCAACAGGAATCTTCCTATTACCTTCTAGCTTCTGCAATATACCGAGTCCAACGCGAACGAGTTAGGTCGGTGAACCCAGTCGGGCGTACAAGGGTCCTCGCTATTATTGATCCATTCACCTTGAGGACTGCTAGCAACGAACCAAATCCTAGTCTCTCCGCTATCAGGCATAGTGAACTCGAAATTTGCGCTGATCCACGTCTTCGTCTGTTCCGCACTGGTTGGGTATCTGTTCCCGATCCTGTCGTCGTCTTGGTAAACGCGGACATATGGAACCAAGCTGCCGCCACTATTTTGAGGAATCGAGTAGTACTCATCCCACCACCACCTATAGCTGCAGTAGAACGTGGTGCCAGGGCAGGCCTTGACATCCTGGTAAATCCACATGCTCTTGTCGAAGTCAAACTGGCCAGTCTGGAGCCGATAAGAGGTACCACCCTCGCCACCAGGAACGGGCCTCAAGGCGACGGGATCTTTACCGCCAGGATTAGGATCCTCCTGCCACGGAGAGAACTTGCCGTCATCGAAACCgccgttgatgatggaggtGTCATATGAGCAGGTCGGAGCTGGCTCAATACCGGTGTCACAGAAGCAGCGCGTCTCGTAAGTCTTTACACCAGTTCGGTCCGGGCTGAGCTGAGTGACAGTACCCATGTAGAGGCTGCACTGTATGTCTTTCTCGTATAAGAATGTCACACAGTTACTCTTCTGCTGGCAAGCCGCGTAGCAATCAAGAACAGAGGAAGACGGGCCTTCGCCCAAGTATCTCCAATCGTTAGAACCACTCCATACATATCCCCTTGCACCGCAGTTGGCGCCTTCAGGTGTTGGTTTCTCCATGTTATTGATGCAACCGGTGGCGGTTTCAGAAGCAGTGGTGGTAGCCTCAGTAGTGGTGGTAGCCTCTTctgtggtggtggtagcaCCCTCAGTGGTAGCAGTGGTGTCTTCAGAAGTGGCGGTTGTCTCTCCAGTAGTAGTGGTGTCTCCTGAAGTGGAAGCCTCTTCTGTAGTGGTAGCATCTTCGCTGGTGGTGGGAGCGGCTTCACTTGTGGCATCCCTGACAAATATCTCTGGATGACCTCTTCGAACGAAGTTTCTCGGGACAATGGTCGCGGCAGCATCTTCGGTAGTGGTTGCCGCTTCAGTTGTGGTCGCGGGGATCTCCTCGGTGTAGGTGGCAGTAAAGGGATCATTGTAGACAGGAGGCTCTGGCTCGGTGCACTCAGTTGAGGTAGTGGTGCCCAGGGTAGTGCCGGTGGATGAGTCGCTCTCACTGGCGGTAGTGGTGATGTCAGTTGAGAGGGCAGAACCCGAGATGGTCGACTGCTCGGCGCTGGTGGAACCAGATTCAGTCTTGCTGGTAGCGAGAGTAGTCTCGGTTGAGGTTGCAGATGCAGACTCAGTGGCAGATTCGCTCTCGCTAACAGTGAGACTGGTCTCAGTGGAAGCACCAGTGGTTGAACCACTCTCACTGACAATAAGGGAAGACTCAGTTGAGGTACCAGATAAAGGCTCAGTCAAGCTGGAGTCCTTGGTATGAGTCGTAGCAGAGCCAGTCGCGACACTGGTCTCAGCAGTAGTCGTAACGACCGCTACGGAGCTCGAAGAGGGGCGGCATGGCCCAGCATTAACGAAAGGGCTGAGCGCCGCAGCAATAACAAACGAACGGACGAAATGGCGAGCCATCTCTGCGATAATCGTGATTTTCTGGCTATAACAAAAACGCGACAATCTAGAGAAACAAAGTTTGGGGGGAGATCTGGGTTTAATCTTTCTCTTCCCCTGGCAAATCCTGCCTTAACAACCTCGTGTTGGGCTTGGCGGTCATTATTTAGTGTAGATCCTTTTGAAGCTATTGATAACTAGTCTTCCCAAACAAGATCAAGCGTCTCGTTAGTTGAGTGTTTTTAGAAAGGTTTTATCGATAGTGCCAGCGCGATTCGAGCTGAGGCCGTTAGTTTTACAGGGGCTGTCAGGGGCAGCGCCACGATTATTGGCTCTTGGGACTCAGCTTTTGGCGAGGGAAATTAGTAGCGTCATCGCTAGTGGAAAATCCAACAAACATCGTATTCCTACCCTGGATTGACCTTTTGCTTTCAGGGCATTTATATATTATTGAAGATACAGCTTTAATTATCGCTTTGAACTCAGAAGTCCTGATTTTTGGTTATTATTTACAACATTGAGGCCGGATATTGTACCACGCCAGTCGTTCATATTGCGGCTTGCCATGGTGACGATATGTCGTTGCTGTTTAGTGCCCAGCCTGTGGAAAAAATTACTTTTCTCCTGCATGATTCATGAGCTCACTACACCGCATGGACGCTTTGTCAGGCAACATTAAGTGGCTGTTTTAGAATAAAGTTTTAGCAAAGCCGTGTTAATTCCAAGCGATTCATTAGTCACTACCTTAAGCATCGCATTTACATTCCGCATTCAACTCTATCAATCAAACATGGTGCATAGTCATAAGATTTGACCAATTCAATATGTACTCAAGCCTCCTTCTTTGACATGCACACCATTTTTCCATTGTTGCCTTAGGATAATCAAGCTTTATCGAACACGAGGCGTCTAAATATTAAGACCTACCCAATCACACGATTTACATCCATACATGAGCAGTCTGTTCGGTAATACGCGTGGCTCTGGCCCCAATTATCCCCAATCTTAGAAAGCCCATATGCGAGCGACGCAACAAAGCCCTTCGGAGGAACTTTGATCAAAGAGCCGAATTCTTACAAACCTTCAACAGTGGAGACTTCCGACACGACATATCGATCCTTCAAAGATACGGTGAGCATCAGATCATGAACCTCGCCCATCTTCAGGTCCTTCCTCTTTCAAACTATGCAAAGTCCGTCTAGCACCTCTCGAAACTTGATTTACGCGCTCTCCAATCAAAAGTACCTTCCAAAAGTGATCTACCTCAGCTCTAGATCAGGGCATCTCTTCGCGAAGATCTACAAGCTGAACTAGTAAGCAATAGCGGGAGAATATCCCGCATCGTTCGAGAAGGCCTTCGTGTTAGACCTAGTAGGATCGACAGAAAAGATAAGACGGAGATAGATGCTATGTTTGGAAGGTAGGGGATGGAATAGGATGCAACAGGTATTGGCATCAGCAATGCAATAGGTGCATCTAGAAACTAGGCGACAGACTGGCCACAGAGGTGTATCCTATGCAGGTCGATGCGTGCGTTATCGCAGGGCTGCTATTGCGTGGTGGTGGCTACAAAAGTTCTATGTAGTTTCCAGTTTCAGATTATTGGGCCATTGTGATTGATGGCGCATGACCGAATTATAGCAGTGAACCCCGCCCAGAGTAGTAGTGCAGATGCGCTTTGATGCTTGGCGATTCCTCGGGCTAAATAACTCCGGTTGGTCTGTAGAATGCTGACGCGATGATCCTTCGGCATTAATCGTAGATCTTGGGGGGATAAGCCGATCAAAGACACGCTGTAGATCAGCTCTTCGATGACTCTCACCAGCTTCATAATTATAttcatcttgaagctcttttTCGTCCAATGTTGACCTTTCGTCCTATTTATCCGTCATATCCACAGTGTTATTGGCGATAGAGTTATCGACTTTCCTCATCGGGATACTGACCCCTGCTGCCAAGGGCCTTATATGCCGATCACTTTCACGGGAGCATGATAAGGTTAATGCTTCTTCTAAATGCCGAACTAGACTACGGAACAACGGAGCTTAGTACCAGAAAGGCAGGTCCGCCTATTCGCAAAGTCCGAAGATACAACCAAGCAAGCTTATCGCGGGATAGTAACCAGAGAGGCAGGTAAGAAAGCACAACAACATCCATAGCTATGTTGGATTCTCGAATATAaaaggatgatgatggactATTCGAAGTAGTCTATCATCAACCACTCTTCActcttcaactctcttctcttggatatctatctcttcaccatGGTCAAGTTCGCTTCCGTCGTTGCACTTGTTGCTCCCCTGGCTGCTGCCGCTCCTCAGGAGATCCCCAACATCGTTGGCGGCACTTCTGCCAGCGCTGGCGACTTCCCCTTCATCGTGAGCATCAGCCGCAACGGTGGCCCCTGGTGTGGAGGTTCTCTCCTCAACGCCAACACCGTCTTGACTGCTGCCCACTGCGTTTCCGGATACGCTCAGAGCGGTTTCCAGATTCGTGCTGGCAGTCTGGTAAGTTTTCTACTATTTGGGGAATAGGAGCGGCCTCACTAACCTCTTTGACAGTCTCGCACTTCTGGTGGTGTTACCTCGTCGCTTTCCTCCGTCAGAGTTCACCCTAGCTACAGCGGAAACAACAACGATCTTGCTATTCTGAAGCTCTCTACTTCCATCCCCTCCGGTGGAAACATCGGCTATGCTCGCCTGGCTGCTTCCGGCTCTGACCCTGTCGCTGGATCTTCTGCCACAGTTGCTGGCTGGTAAGTCGTTCTCTGACATCTGAAATACTATATGCTAACTCCTATCCAGGGGCGCTACCTCTGAGGGCGGCAGCTCTACTCCCGTCAACCTTCTGAAGGTTACTGTCCCTATCGTCTCTCGTGCTACCTGCCGAGCTCAGTACGGCACCTccgccatcaccaaccagaTGTTCTGTGCTGGTGTTTCTTCCGGTGGCAAGGACTCTTGCCAGGGTGACAGCGGCGGCCCCATCGTCGACAGCTCCAAGACTCTCATCGGTGCTGTCTCTTGGGGTAACGGATGTGCCCGACCCAACTACTCTGGTGTCTATGCCAGCGTTGGTGCTCTCCGCTCTTTCATTGACACCTACGCTTAAATA
It encodes:
- a CDS encoding general substrate transporter; translated protein: MRYFHRTLMAAFIVSQSQLSGASVIQNFQNTFYAILGITGRQSLLVSGIYGFMGVIGTIIYLGIVADRWPRARTLWTGSLALSVSIAICMALSATYGQAGESNMAGARASITFIFIYSATFAIFFNTMIWVVPSELFPTFLRSKGTAFAVSSKSVVAIVLSQITPLALAEVSWRFYALFIACNTAASVLYFFFLPETGGKTLEEISELFGDAVAVGMHANIKKLDATSVVHAEGSEPRK
- a CDS encoding trypsin; the encoded protein is MVKFASVVALVAPLAAAAPQEIPNIVGGTSASAGDFPFIVSISRNGGPWCGGSLLNANTVLTAAHCVSGYAQSGFQIRAGSLSRTSGGVTSSLSSVRVHPSYSGNNNDLAILKLSTSIPSGGNIGYARLAASGSDPVAGSSATVAGWGATSEGGSSTPVNLLKVTVPIVSRATCRAQYGTSAITNQMFCAGVSSGGKDSCQGDSGGPIVDSSKTLIGAVSWGNGCARPNYSGVYASVGALRSFIDTYA